One Numida meleagris isolate 19003 breed g44 Domestic line chromosome 6, NumMel1.0, whole genome shotgun sequence genomic region harbors:
- the ATP6V1D gene encoding V-type proton ATPase subunit D produces MSGKDRIEIFPSRMAQTIMKARLKGAQTGRNLLKKKSDALTLRFRQILKKIIETKLLMGEVMREAAFSLAEAKFTAGDFSTTVIQNVNRAQVKIRAKKDNVAGVTLPVFEHYQEGGDSYELTGLARGGEQLAKLKRNYAKAVELLVELASLQTSFVTLDEAIKITNRRVNAIEHVIIPRIERTLSYIITELDEREREEFYRLKKIQEKKKVLKEKSEKERELRRAAGGEREPANLLAEEKDEDLLFE; encoded by the exons aTGTCGGGCAAGGACCGCATCGAGATCTTCCCCTCGCGGAT gGCTCAGACCATCATGAAGGCTCGCTTGAAGGGAGCTCAAACAGGTCGCAACCTCTTGAAGAAGAAGTCTGATGCTTTGACACTTCGATTCAGGCAGATCCTTAAGAAAATTATCGAG acaaagTTGCTGATGGGGGAGGTGATGAGAGAAGCTGCCTTTTCGCTTGCCGAGGCAAAGTTTACAGCAGGAGATTTCAG TACTACTGTGATCCAAAATGTGAACAGAGCTCAAGTCAAGATCAGAGCTAAGAAAGACAACGTAGCAG GTGTAACCTTGCCGGTTTTTGAGCATTATCAGGAAGGAGGGGACA GCTATGAGCTGACTGGCTTGGCCAGGGGTGGAGAACAGCTGGCTAAGCTGAAGAGGAACTACGCCAAAGCCGTGGAGCTGCTTGTGGAACTGGCCTCCTTACAG ACATCTTTCGTTACTTTGGACGAAGCCATTAAAATTACAAATAGACGTGTGAATGCAATTGAACATG TGATTATTCCCAGGATCGAGCGTACTCTTTCCTATATCATCACAGAACTGGATGAAAGAGAACGAGAGGAATTCTACAG GTTAAAGAAGatccaggagaagaaaaaagtattgaaagaaaaatctgagaaagaaCGGGAGCTGCGGAGGGCTGCTGGTGGGGAACGTGAACCAGCCAATCTCTtagcagaagagaaggatgaAGACCTTCTCTTTGAGTAA
- the EIF2S1 gene encoding eukaryotic translation initiation factor 2 subunit 1 — MPALSCRFYQHKFPEVEDVVMVNVRSIAEMGAYVSLLEYNNIEGMILLSELSRRRIRSINKLIRIGRNECVVVIRVDKEKGYIDLSKRRVSPEEAIKCEDKFTKSKTVYSILRHVAEVLEYTKDEQLESLFQRTAWVFDDKYKRPGYGAYDAFKHAVSDPAILDSLDLTEEERRVLIDNINRRLTPQAVKIRADIEVACYGYEGIDAVKEALRAGLNCSTENMPIKINLIAPPRYVMTTTTLERTEGLSVLNQAMAVIKEKIEEKRGVFNVQMEPKVVTDTDETELARQLERLERENAEVDGDDDAEEMEAKTED; from the exons ATGCCAGCACTAAGCTGTAGGTTCTACCAGCATAAGTTTCCAGAGGTGGAAGATGTCGTGATGGTCAATGTTCGATCCATTGCTGAAATGGGTGCTTACGTCAGCCTGCTAGAATACAACAACATCGAAGGCATGATCCTGCTCAGTGAGCTGTCCAGAAGACGTATTCGTTCCATAAACAAACTCATCCGCATAGGAAGGAATGAATGTGTCGTGGTCATAAGGGTTGACAAAGAGAAAG GTTATATTGACTTGTCAAAAAGAAGAGTTTCTCCTGAGGAGGCAATCAAATGTGAAGACAAATTCACAAAATCAAAGACT GTGTACAGCATTCTTCGCCACGTTGCCGAGGTGTTGGAGTACACTAAGGATGAGCAGCTTGAGAGTCTGTTCCAGAGAACTGCCTGGGTATTTGATGACAAGTACAAAAGACCAGGATATGGTGCTTATGATGCGTTCAAGCATGCAGTCTC AGACCCTGCAATCCTGGATAGCCTAGATCTCACGGAGGAAGAGAGGCGTGTATTGATTGACAATATTAACAGACGTCTGACTCCACAAGCAGTCAAAATCCGAGCTG ATATCGAGGTTGCATGTTATGGTTATGAAGGTATAGATGCGGTGAAAGAAGCTCTGAGAGCAGGCTTGAACTGTTCCACAGAGAACATGCCCATTAAA ATCAATCTGATAGCCCCTCCTCGATATGTAATGACCACTACAACGCTGGAGAGAACTGAAGGACTCTCTGTTCTGAATCAAGCCATGGCTGtcattaaagagaaaattgaggagaagagaggagtCTTCAATGTGCAGATGGAG cctaaaGTGGTTACTGACACAGATGAGACAGAGCTTGCAAGACAGTTGGAAAGACTGGAGAGGGAAAATGCTGAAGTGGATGGAGATGATGATGCTGaggaaatggaagcaaaaacTGAAGACTAA